The DNA segment GGAAGGGATAGCTTCTGGTATCAGGGCAAGCTCTTACAGCTTTACACTTTGTGCAGCAACGCTTTCGTCCAAGCGCTTGCATAGGCACTTTCTGGCGGCAGTACCTGAAGGATATCTCCCAGTTTGAGGCAACTGCCGTGTCGTAGTGGACTTAAGCAGTTTTTACCGCTCAGTATCCTTTAACTGAAAACTGTGTAATGCTATGAAGCCAACATCACTGCTCAGTTTCTACTTCACTAAACAAATTCAACCTTAGCTTAAGGTTTTGCTTGTTCTCTGACTACACGAGTGAATGTAGTCTAAGGATGATGGAATTTTATATTTAGCCATCAACTCTTGGTTTGACCTAAAAGCTTTTCTAGTTTACCAGTCTTTGATCCATTACGGCTAGTTTATTCTTTTTGGGAATAGACTCATTAGCTTCTATAGCTAACACTAGCCCAAGATCATCGCTACATGATACCCTGATAGTTCAGTTTGGTCACAATCTAATAATATAAACTATCCAATGATAATTGTCTAGAAAATTTATAGATTATTTTTTTGGGCTGCTATGTACAGTCAAGTCAGCACGATTGAGTATAGCTTATTTAAAGTATAAGCTTCCTGATCTAACTGAATCTCTCACTTCACAGTAAATAATAGAGATATGGAAGTGGGATATGACAAAACCTCAGAAAATCTATGGCACTAATTACCACTGGTAACGGTTTAATTCGGGATCTAGAGAAATTTGGATCTGTAGGAGTTTACGTACCTCTAGAAGGAGGTTTTGAAGGTCGATATCGGCGGCGGTTGCGTGCTGCTGGCTATACAACTCTGCAATTTACTGCTAGGGGATTAGGCGATGTAGCAGCCTATCTCACAGGAGTTCACGGGGTAAGACCTCCCCATCTGGGCAAAAAAAGCTCTGGTAATGGTGCAGCAGTAGGGAATGTATATTATCTGCCACCAATTGTTGGTTCTCAGCTAGAACACCTGCCACCCAAGTCTAAGGGTTTGGTGTTGTGGATCATTGAAGGGCATATTTTATCTGATCAAGAAGTCGAGTTCTTGACCAGTTTACCAAGTCTGGAACCAAGAGTGAAGGTAGTTGTTGAGAGAGGAGGCGATCGCACTTTCCGTTGGAAGGCTCTAAAAGATACATTCTCTGCTAGTTATCAAGCTGTTTAGATGACAGGGGACTGCTGAGACAGCGCTGCCGGAGGGTTTCCCTCCGCAGGCGACTGTGTTCGCCGTTCGCGGAGCGTTCCGTAGGAAAGGCGTTCTCGTTCGCGGAGCTTCCCCAAGGGAAGAGTACCCAGGGGGGGACTGATGAGTAATCAATTCCAAATTACAGAATTGCTTACTCAGCACTCAGTACTCAGCGCTTACAAAGTTATCAGCATTTCCATTGTACTGAGACGAAAACCACAGGACTTAAAAAATTTTCTGGCTGCTTTGTTTATGGCTGCGGTATCTAAGCGAATTTGTGCTACTCCCATTTGCCGACAGCGTTCAATGGTTATTTCTACTAATTGCCTGGCAATACCTTGTTGACGATATTCTGGCTCAACCCAAATATCGTGAATAAATCCAAATTCTTTAGTCCGATAAATAGGTATTTCTTGCTCGACTGTCGCCGCTACAAAAGCTACCAGTTGTCCTTGATTTTCAGCTACCAGAAACACGCTACGTTCTTGATCTGCTAATCTGGTCAACCATCTTTCATAACGCTTTTCAGGCTGTGGCAAAAAACCATACTTGGCAGCATCCCAAGATTCATGTAAAGCACAGATATTGGCAACCATTGGTAAAACATCAGGAACATCAGCTGATGTTGCAGGGCGAATTAGCATAAGTTCAGAAAGTATCTATGAGCTAGTACTGCAAGGCATAATTTGTAACTATGTTTTTGCGAGGATTCCAGACATTTCCTTCGGCTGGCTTATTTACCTCGTAATGTACTCAAAGAATAAGACAGTGGATTTATATGAACTATAAACCCCACTTACGCTTCAAAAACTGACTGGGTAGATTAAATCAAATTCACGATAAAGGATAATTTGAGAAGAGTTCTCTGGTTCTTCTAAAACTGCATAATTTAAGCCGCCTGTAATTTGGGTTACTGGTCGCTTTAAAGGTTTTTCAAATTGATGCCATTCGCGGTTACTCCACTCATAAATTGCTGCATCTAAATCGTTTTGCAATTCGGAAGCTAACAAGAACAGTTCTAATTTATCTTTTGTGTTGCCGGTCAGGACAAATTTGAGAGAGACTGACTGAGTAATTGCTGGCCTGGGTTCGTTAGCGGCTAAAGTTTTACAATCTCCTAGTTGGATATCATAAGGCTGTAATTGCAGATTTTCCTGCTGCTTCAGGGTCTTTTCGATGTCGTTTAAGCGTTGATCTAGATAAGGTAGTAGTCCTAGTTTGGCATCGATCAACAACTTACGAATATTGGAAGGTTGGGTCATGGTTACTTTTTATCCCGTTACCCAGTCAGATTAGCGTTTTGTTGGTTGGTAAATAGAGAAACTTTGAAAAACTTTGTTTGGGAAAGATTTTTATTTAGTTAGGACTTACGCAAATAGGTTATCTGTTGAGACCGGGTGTAAGGGTTTAAGGGTACAGGGGTGTAAGGGTTTCAAGCATTTATACCCTTATACCCCTACACCCTTGTCCAAACCCTCGATCTTTCGTTTTCATGCGTAAGTTCTATTAGTCTTGTTGGTGGGCAAATTTAGCAGCACCCCAAAGAGAAAGGGCGATCGCTATGACTAGTAAGACAGGTATGCTATACCAAGGGAACTGAGATAAGGGCAAGTTGGCGGCTGCGCGTAGCCCCGTACTGGCATAAGTTAAAGGGAATAAATAAACGATAACTTGGAATGCTGTTGGTAAGGTACTGGGGTCGAAGAAGGTTGCACCTAAGAAGGACATGGGGATAATGACAAAGTTGTTGTATAGTCCTACCGATTCTAGCGATCGCACCGATAGTCCCACAATTACACCCAAACCTGCAAATACTGCACAATTTAATATCAACAACACCAAAAACAGGGGATGAAGGAAATTCCAGTTTCTCGTGATTATCAGGGCTACCAATATCACTGAACCAGAAGTCATCAAACCCCGTACAACTCCAGCCAGCATTTTACCCAATTGCAGTGCTAAGGGATGGATGGGTGTGAGTAATAGTTCTTCAAAGGTTTTGGTAAATAATCTATCTCCACAAATCGAGAATGTTGTCCCACCAAAGCTAATGGTCATGGAAGATAAGGCTACCATTCCTGGCAAGATAAATTCTAAATAGTTATTGTAATTAGCACTGATGGCGGAACCTGGCCTAATTGAGCTACCCAGCCCTAAACCAAAAGCCAAAATATATATTAGTGGTGAGATTAAGCCGGATGCAGCTACTTGGGCTATGCGTACCCGTAAATCTAACCAATCTCCCCAAAAGATAGTCAGACTATCAGCTAACAGGATTTGCAGTTGTGAGGTTTTAAACTTTTTGCCCCAGATTAAGGCTTTTTGAGATGTCACTTTTTTTTAGTCAGGTATCAAATTCGTTGTAAATATTACTTTACATTTTTTGGCATCTCAAAGTTTTAATAAAATTTCTCTACGTTATGCCCAAAATATATCAGTAGTGGGCGCTGAATACAAAGAAGCAGTGATATTACCACTGCTTCTCATGATCAACTGTATATGTTTTGTCAAGTAACATTATTAAACGCAACTGCGTGTTAATGTTAGTCTCATTATTTTTGCAAGGGTGGGTGATGACACCCGATTCAAACTTACCCACCCCACT comes from the Nostoc sp. PCC 7120 = FACHB-418 genome and includes:
- a CDS encoding NAD(P)H-quinone oxidoreductase subunit N, which produces MALITTGNGLIRDLEKFGSVGVYVPLEGGFEGRYRRRLRAAGYTTLQFTARGLGDVAAYLTGVHGVRPPHLGKKSSGNGAAVGNVYYLPPIVGSQLEHLPPKSKGLVLWIIEGHILSDQEVEFLTSLPSLEPRVKVVVERGGDRTFRWKALKDTFSASYQAV
- a CDS encoding ABC transporter permease, with protein sequence MTSQKALIWGKKFKTSQLQILLADSLTIFWGDWLDLRVRIAQVAASGLISPLIYILAFGLGLGSSIRPGSAISANYNNYLEFILPGMVALSSMTISFGGTTFSICGDRLFTKTFEELLLTPIHPLALQLGKMLAGVVRGLMTSGSVILVALIITRNWNFLHPLFLVLLILNCAVFAGLGVIVGLSVRSLESVGLYNNFVIIPMSFLGATFFDPSTLPTAFQVIVYLFPLTYASTGLRAAANLPLSQFPWYSIPVLLVIAIALSLWGAAKFAHQQD
- a CDS encoding GNAT family N-acetyltransferase; protein product: MLIRPATSADVPDVLPMVANICALHESWDAAKYGFLPQPEKRYERWLTRLADQERSVFLVAENQGQLVAFVAATVEQEIPIYRTKEFGFIHDIWVEPEYRQQGIARQLVEITIERCRQMGVAQIRLDTAAINKAARKFFKSCGFRLSTMEMLITL